The window gataatgatactTGTAAGATGTGCTAAATGCAttcattattgatgaaattccAAAACATTTTTTCCATGAATAAATGCAACTGATGAAGTGTTTGTATTTGATGCCATtcaaattattgataaaaatcatgctaattaatagatatgtaaaataaaatttaaacagttTATAGAGTTACAGTAGAggctaatttttttcattaactttAGCTTCTACAATGTTTTAATACAGAAATTAGAGATTTTATAGAAGTATATCatccattttaatatattttttccaatatTTTGTCATCACTCAATTTTTACCATCTGTATATACTAGtcctagtttaattttaaaaatacaaatcaatttattttctccttATATAAGGGTGTCAAACACAcatttaacctaaaaaaaataggttgactGGGCCTGTGGCCCAGGACCAGCCCGGTttcaataatttctatttttataggcTTGATCCAGCCTGGTCGCTAGCCCAGCACAGTGGCCAAGCTGACCGTAGCAGCATGCATGCGTGAATTATTCCCAGCACAGCATGCATGCGTGGCCAGGCTGACCGTAGCAGCATGCACAGTGACAAGGTAATTATAATTGCAAGTGGGAGAAAGAAAAGCTTACCTGGTTTGCTGGAGATGAAGCCGATGGCGATGGTGCACTGGTTGGGCAACGCTTCTTTATTCCCTTCTGTTTCTGTTTTCGTTTCTCTCCGATAGTCATTCTCTCtggtttctctgtttttttgtgtttttggctCTCTCTGTATGgtctttcctctgttttttttcctgttctcTCTGTTTTCTTCCTGGTCCTCTTACTCTGTTCTTTTGCTGGCTTTTTATAGGGCCAAAAATATCAAATCTCATCCATATCTTCTGGGGATGGCGATGAAGATCATTACTATTTTTGCTCCGTGTTTGGGTGGAATGAAAACACCAACAGTCCTGCCATTGTGGGACTGTTGGTGATTAACTTTATCCTAGCGCCAGAGGCGCATCGTAGGGATGAAGGGAACTGAAACACCTGTGCGATTTGTGGTAGACAACCCGGTCTGTGATTTTGGGTTGGATTTGGTGAGATTAGTGAAGAGATTGGGTCTGGCCGATGCCATTCTTAGCAATTTTCTCGCACAATTTTTCCTCTGTTACGGAAGGAAGGGGAGAATGAACAGTTGACTTAAAAACGGCGTCGTTTACTCGGCTGAAATGTCTATCTTCAATTGCCCCTGAAGTTCTGACATTTAGCAATTAGCGCCTTATTCATCGAAatattcctctcttttttaatttcacctgtGGATCAATTGTAATTGGACCCTGAATTTTAGTGTCATTTACACAATAGTTCTTAATTTCAGATTTAACCAATTCAGTTCTTAATTAACTCctcaacttttaattctttcaaaattacttaAGGAAAACCCAACTTTTGTTTAGACGAACCCCTGAGGTATTCATGGAGATGGCGAGTTTAATCCACACATATCATCTTTATTGTTTGAATCAAATAAAGGATGTCCaatgaaaaatttattatgaatatttagaTAGCCTATCTTGAAACCAAATAAGAAAGGATTTAATCTCAGAGTTTAAGAACTAGTAACAACTAATCCGCATGTATCCTAaccatttaatattaatatatcaaaatattttaaaaaaattaatttaacgcTTGGATTGAATTTGGATCTCTCTTTTACATGATCcctttccaaacttttttccCAATACGGTCAAGTTGGCAAGGCGGTCGTGCAAGTAACTATCAAAAAAACCGGCAAGGGAATCCTGCATCAAAGAGAGTAGAGCAGAGGGTAGAGAGTAGCTTGGAGCTATCGATGACAGAAGCTACAAAATAGAATTACACTAGCTGGCGTTGTACGTTTGGCATCATTAGCGAAAACCTCCTGCAGTGCTGTATTGCTGCCAACATCACCTTGTCACATCAAATTTGCCAGTGGTATTATCAGATCATGCCCACAAGAAGTTTCAAATTTGACGCGTTTTCATGACACTATCATGAAAATGTCCTGGAAAGTATCCATACAGTAGCCCTCCCGCTTGTCCCACTAGCAAACTCCAAGTTGTAGTAGAGGTCTACCATCACAACTGCCTCTGTCTAGACCATCCAGAGCTCCCCAGCTGCAGTTGCTAGACACAGCTGCCCCTAATGATTCCGTTGCCACCGCCCCTAGGCCCTCAAGCAGACAATACCTCGAACGAAAACCACAGGCCACAGGCCAATAGATGGTGCAGCAACTTCATTCAAGATAAAAGCCACCAATAGAGGGTGTTCGAATAggaattagtttatatatatattgataaaaaacatgtttttatagcttttaaaaacatggtttgcgtttaaaaagtattaatatagtGTTCACCCTtgtattattcttaaaaaaaaaatttcaggaaaaaacatgaaagtcaAAAGAAACAGTGAAAATAACAATGGAGAAGGCCTTATCGGGGGGGGGGAACTTGAACAGCATGCTTTTCATTATCTAGCTGAAAGAGTTGGTATTAGCAGTAATCTTTATACAACAGACTAGATTACAACAAGAATGTTACAAACAAACTGACATCTGCCATTTACAATAATCAAAGAAGAGAGTTGTCTTGGTATCAACAAATTCAGCACCTCCCCCTCCGCATCAAAATTAAGTTTCTTCTCCCCTGATCACTCCATTTACCCTCTTAGGAGTTTATAAAGAGGAGTTCACTAACTTCACTCggtggaaaaagaaaatttatggcCGGATTCTTCGAAAGAGCGAGGAACCGTTAGATGTTAAACCTGTGTGGGTTCAGCTCGactatttttgttgatatttacACTCCTTCAAATGGGTCTCGTTCTTGGTGATGTACCAGGTGTTTGAACTTTTAATAAGGTGGTATCAAAGAAAAGATCGTGAGTATATGTAGTTTGTCTTATTGGATGTAATGAGGGGTCGCTTACATGGTAGCTGCTTTGTCCTACCATAGCATAGGGTGAGTGAGGAGAAAGATAATTCCTGTATGCAGACCCACGTTGTCGCAGTGGGCTAGAACAAGGAGATACAGGCATAGATGTGATCATTCCGCCATCATCCCTGCACACAACAAAATTGAAGTCAATTTAAAACTCAGGAATGATTATAAAGCATGAGCGGAAATATATAAATGGATGGCACTGTGCCATTTACCTTGGATTTTTCAATGCTCTGGTATTACTATTAACCCCTGGCTTCATTGCAAAATCTCCATCCCAAGAATTGGCACTTGTTCGGTTGGAGTGCAGATCTAAGACTGGCTGCTCAGACGATATAATAATTAAGCAATTAGATAGTGTGCAACTTTAGGTTGAAAAGAACTAAGAGCGCTAATGCTAAAGTTCTAAAGGATATAGCAGCAGTGAAAACTTTGCAACAAGTCTCTTTCACATACACAGACTCTAATAAAATCTTAGTAACAATACTATAGGGGTCTACAATTGCCAAATGATATGTAGTAAACGTGATAGATTCAATCTCATATTGCATTTGAAGCAACAAAAACTTTCTTGGACAATTCTTTTACAGCACAAAAGCTTTTGGTGAAGGAGATTGAATAGCCTGGTGAAATACCACGTAGCTGTTTAGCATGTACACTTTTCACTAAATAAACACTGCTTTACTGTGAATTCCACGAACATGTCACAAATTCCTTCTAATAATCATGTTCCGTAAATCATCTATCCCCttgttatataataaattaaagttcAGCTCATTTGGGAGGAGCAAACACCTATCTAAAATATTAGGTTACTACGCATCTAAGAGGCATACCGGTGTGCGGCTTCCATCAAAAGTTCTGGGAAAGGCATCCCTAGTAATGTTGATGTTCGCAACTCTTGTTGTTGCTTGGTCCCGAATAAACGGGTGGTCCAACAACTGAAAGGCTGTCGGCCGCGCTGATGGATCTCGTTGCAGGCATAGCTTTATAAAACTTCTTGCATCATTGGAAAGATAATCAGGTATATCTGGCATATCTTTGCTGTTTCCAATTTTAAATATTGCAGCAACCTGTTAAATTCAAAAAGATAAAACAGTCTTGATAAGGGGCACTTTAAAACTGGAAATGGCAGAGCAATAGCCACAACACTATTTCTTCTATTTAAGTTCTAGATTTTCAGAGGCGCACCCCTTCATACTGACTCCATGGTGGTTTTGATGTTGCCATTTCAAGAAGTGTGCATCCCAAGCTCCATATATCTACTGCAAGACTGTAGCCATTTGTATTCATCACCACCTGAAATAAGAGTATCCAGAAAAACAGTAGcattaattaaagagaaaaaaacaaaaagaacaagaagaatgAAAGGCTAAAAATGGACTGAAAGATTGGATTTGAGCAAGGCAAAGGACAAGGAAAGGTATTTTTTCttgagagatagagagagaggcTACCTCAGGCGCCATCCAGTAAGGACTTCCCTTGAATGAAAGCATTGAAGAGCATGCCGTGATCTAAttcaaaataacacaaattaaaacactttcaattataagccaaaaaaaagagatggaaaagggaaaaaaagtatCTGATACTAATGGGGcaaaatttatagaattaataTTTAGGGAAAATTATCTTGGACACCCTATGATATAGTGTTTTCTAACATTACATGCACTTTATACCCTCATGTGAAATTGTTAAAGTTTATGTTACattaaaagtgaaaataaaaaatctccctAACATAAAAACACAAGTTTAATGGCAATTTGTAATAAACATAATGTCTCCAGAAGATtgattaaaaggaaaagaatactTGAATCCCAACTATTAGTTATTTTAAGGTGCACACATGACAAAATTCTCATGAAAGAGAGCATCATCTGCACAAACATACACTCTCTTATTTAGCTACTTCCACATCTAAGGAGTTGGAGTAAATTGGCAATTAAATAAGTCCaatatttctttgaaaatattttatattttaaaatctgttGCAGATGAGACATACATGCTTAGCCATGCCAAAGTCCACCAACTTGATTTCACCATTAGGGTCCACTAATATGTTTGCACCTTTGATATCCCTGCCATGAACAACACATTTCATAAAACAATGGAGAGACTGAAGAAACTGTGATTTCAGATGCAAACTATTAACCATAATTACAGTTGACACATACCTGTGAACTGTATTTCTTCCATGCAAATAGGCAAGCCCAGAAAGAATCTGCCTGGTATAATTTTGAATAACCGGTTCCTTAAAGGCACCATATTCTTGAAGTAACTTGTGGACTGAACCACCAGAGACATACTCCAGATAAACTGAAAGCCTTTCTTCACTCTGGGAAAATGAAAAGGCAAAGAGATTACAGAATCAGGGTCCAGTATACACAATTGATCACTCGGATTGAACAAAATAGAAGTTAAGATGTCAGGAAATGGATTTCAATCATCCCTCTCAATCATATGTGTGAAAAAATGAGACTTTCATGTGCAAAAGTAACTCATACCAGTTCACTTCCATAGTAACGAACAATGTTTGCATGTGACAGCTGACTAAGCAAATTTATCTCCTGTTGGCAAGGAGCAGCAATTAGAAATGCATCATCAATCACCAAAAAATCTAAAGGACAACCAGAAAATGCATGTGTAGAAACTATACTATAATACTGTTTGCTGAATCTGATGCCATAAACAAGTTTACCTGGTTCAGCTGCTTGAGACATTCTTTTGATGTTGAATCATCTGAAATAACCGTGACTTCTTTTATTGCGCACATCTGCCCACTCCCGCTGTTTAAGTTGCAAAACAATGTTTAGAAGAGAAAGCCATAAATTGCAAGAGGAACAGCATAAATAAAAACAGTGTTCTAGGATCTGTTGCACTCCTATtgcctttttctctttttccccCCTTTGAGCAGATGGAGACAGTAATTGGCACTTTACATAACTTACAGACATTACATTCCATAAAATGGATAcactaaaacagaaaaaatcaaTACCAAAAAACTATTATTGTCTCCAAGCACCGACTACTGATGAGTAAATCGTGCCAATAAACATCATCAAGTAGTATTTTATTAAGACTTAAAACTTGTTACGATTAGGCTAACTAGTCCCACAAGAATCATTGACATTACCTGTTAAATCCAAGATAAACATGTCCAAAAGTTCCCCTTCCTAGGAGCTTTCCTTTCTTCCATCTTGACAAGGTAGACATCTCTGTCGCTCCAGCAGTTCTTGGGCCAGGCAAGGAAGGAGGGCTGGTGGGAGAACCTGGTGGAAGAGGCAGTGGATGACATTCGTTCTTCCCATCTTCCAGCCTCCCGGTTGGGGAGTCTATGCTTAAAGCACCCAACAGCTGATGGAGAGGTGAAGTAGGCCTGCTTGCTGCTCTCGAGCCTGGAGCAGGACTTCTCGAACCTGGAACAGGACTCCTCGAACCTGGAACAGGACTCCTCGAACCTGGACCAGGACTCCTTGAACCCCCACCGTGTCCTTTATGATCTACAGATAACCTGGGTTGCAGTTGGCAGATGCACTTGAGAAACATACCGAATTACAGATTTGTAAAGCTTAGCCAATTAGATTTTCAAATCAGCAAGCTGATTGTGACATACAACAAACCCCGTCTCTAGATATTGCAAATGGAGCAGAAAATCCATTGCTTAAAACTAACAATTAAAGCAAAAGAACAAAGCTGATAATTTTACAATAAAGTAGACATCTTTAATTCACACatcattttaagattaaaaccttaacaaaaacGTTCACCCCTAATTTTATGCCCGAATGAAAACTAAAATGGTTAAGGACAAGTCCAGTAAATCATAAGACTGTCCAAACAGGtaagaaaaatccaaatcaGTAATATTTGATTGGAAAGAGAAACTAGCTCCCATCCAAAGCAATCAAACTCTGACAGGAAAACTcggaaaagagagagagcaggGGATTTAAGGACAAGGTATTTGGAAGTTCAGATATCAAAAAAGCTGAGAAAACAGAAGAGACAGCAACCTCAGACGACAAACCATACTCTGACACAAAAACATAgagaaaagatttaaaaataccCCTTTTTTCGGAACTCAAACAAAATCCCCTAAAAATAGCTCAAGTCTATTCTTCATATCCAAAAACAACTCCATTtcacaaatcataatttaacCCAGAATTCCAAATCccaccaaaatataaaaactgaacccataattctataaaaacacTAACCTGTAACCATCAAACAGACCATTACTACTCTGATTATTATCATGATCTTCACCTCCAGATGACCCGTAAGAGCTAACACTAGAAACAGAAACCGACCCAGATCCAAACCcgactcctcctcctccaccaccaagATCACTCGTGAATGGTTTAGGCAGAGGAAGCCCTCTTTTTTCACCTGCATCCGAATCAAAACCCGAAAACGCGGATAAGCCACCACTGCCAGAAAATTCCCTGTTCGCACGTGGTGAATTCTTCCTCAAAGCCGCCTCATCAAGACTGCTCCTCctcttgttttctttgattttaaagagttttttatcattttttccaTGTGGGTTCTCTTGATTACTCCCTTCTTTGCTCTTGCTGCTCTTTTTACCCCACCAAgcaggcattttttttttttcgctttGTAAGATTGTAAATATGCAAACTTTATCAACTTCCGAGCCAAAATAGAGAACAAgatatgattttctttctttgtgtgTGTAAAGAGGAGACTtcgaagaaagaaaaggtaggAAAAAAAGGAGACTTTTTTGGTgtctttttagagagagaaggtTAGATTTTTACTTAACTTTCTAGAGAGAGAACTCATCTTAATTGCTCTGTAACATGGTTTTGCTTATAATTAGTTTAGAGTAGATTAAAAACACGTTTTCATCTCCATTTCTCTATGCTTTGAGTAAGATTGTTTTAACTGAAGCATCCGTTTCTTAATCACattaatttgagattaaatataatataatcctcgtacattttcttttattcttataaaaaaatgttcaaaaataTCGATAAatccaatttcaattttaaaataattttaagaacgaaatcaatcaaatgaaaataaataaataatttctgatctagtattttatatatataaaaaaaacatgataagtGGGGTTtactttatgttttataataaataatattataattcaaaacaaaagagaatTTTACTTTTCACTTTCAAGAATCTAGATCACATGCCAAACTATATGGAAAAATGATACAAATGTTATTGTTTAtatgagttttatatatatatctatatatatatatatatataaaagtgggGTTTCAGAGAGAGAAAGCGAAGAAGGTGAGTGTGGGGTCCAGAGGCTACTGTGAGGAACAGCTAAGGAGAAGGAAGAGACGGCAGGCGGTGGTTGGATAAAGAGGAGGAGTGATGACGTggcaattttcttttaatatttttcttcaactttcAG is drawn from Populus nigra chromosome 5, ddPopNigr1.1, whole genome shotgun sequence and contains these coding sequences:
- the LOC133695116 gene encoding mitogen-activated protein kinase kinase kinase 3-like; the encoded protein is MPAWWGKKSSKSKEGSNQENPHGKNDKKLFKIKENKRRSSLDEAALRKNSPRANREFSGSGGLSAFSGFDSDAGEKRGLPLPKPFTSDLGGGGGGVGFGSGSVSVSSVSSYGSSGGEDHDNNQSSNGLFDGYRLSVDHKGHGGGSRSPGPGSRSPVPGSRSPVPGSRSPAPGSRAASRPTSPLHQLLGALSIDSPTGRLEDGKNECHPLPLPPGSPTSPPSLPGPRTAGATEMSTLSRWKKGKLLGRGTFGHVYLGFNSGSGQMCAIKEVTVISDDSTSKECLKQLNQEINLLSQLSHANIVRYYGSELSEERLSVYLEYVSGGSVHKLLQEYGAFKEPVIQNYTRQILSGLAYLHGRNTVHRDIKGANILVDPNGEIKLVDFGMAKHITACSSMLSFKGSPYWMAPEVVMNTNGYSLAVDIWSLGCTLLEMATSKPPWSQYEGVAAIFKIGNSKDMPDIPDYLSNDARSFIKLCLQRDPSARPTAFQLLDHPFIRDQATTRVANINITRDAFPRTFDGSRTPPVLDLHSNRTSANSWDGDFAMKPGVNSNTRALKNPRDDGGMITSMPVSPCSSPLRQRGSAYRNYLSPHSPYAMVGQSSYHVSDPSLHPIRQTTYTHDLFFDTTLLKVQTPGTSPRTRPI